In Penaeus vannamei isolate JL-2024 chromosome 4, ASM4276789v1, whole genome shotgun sequence, a single window of DNA contains:
- the LOC138860356 gene encoding apolipoprotein D-like isoform X2 gives MTMISVYVAAAALCVAVTHAQVFYRGSCPPTPIIKDFDWQRYLGKWYEQEKYPVAYQAVGRCWTGTYIKDKYSGEISVRLDFKDIVLNRPRILTVDIGRKKPYSEPNRLFYTLPSVPLFEDEYEVLATDYDNWTLEYDCQNQPIGHTKIAWILTRAPHPPYAVVREAKAALARLGVDPGRLERSDTSCFA, from the exons ATGACAATGATAAGTGTTTACGTGGCGGCAGCCGCCCTTTGTGTCGCTGTCACGCATGCGCAGGTCTTCTACCGAGGTTCTTGTCCGCCCACGCCCATCATCAAGGACTTCGACTGGCAGAGA TACCTCGGGAAATGGTATGAGCAGGAGAAGTACCCCGTGGCATACCAGGCAGTCGGGCGGTGCTGGACGGGGACATACATTAAGGACAAGTATTCAGGGGAGATCTCTGTGCGTCTGGACTTTAAGGACATCGT CCTGAACCGCCCGCGGATCCTCACGGTCGACATCGGCCGAAAGAAGCCCTACTCGGAGCCCAACCGCCTCTTCTACACGCTCCCCAGCGTGCCGCTCTTCGAGGACGAGTACGAGGTCCTGGCCACCGACTACGACAACTGGACGCTCGAGTACGACTGCCAGAACCAGCCGATCGGCCACACCA AGATCGCCTGGATCCTGACGCGGGCGCCGCACCCGCCCTACGCCGTCGTCCGCGAGGCCAAGGCCGCGCTCGCCCGCCTCGGCGTCGACCCCGGCCGTCTCGAGCGCTCCGACACGTCGTGCTTCGCGTAG
- the LOC138860356 gene encoding apolipoprotein D-like isoform X1: MTMISVYVAAAALCVAVTHAQVFYRGSCPPTPIIKDFDWQRYLGKWYEQEKYPVAYQAVGRCWTGTYIKDKYSGEISVRLDFKDIVLNRPRILTVDIGRKKPYSEPNRLFYTLPSVPLFEDEYEVLATDYDNWTLEYDCQNQPIGHTTSKGRCMAAARPSPGPRPAPTALLVAEIAWILTRAPHPPYAVVREAKAALARLGVDPGRLERSDTSCFA, from the exons ATGACAATGATAAGTGTTTACGTGGCGGCAGCCGCCCTTTGTGTCGCTGTCACGCATGCGCAGGTCTTCTACCGAGGTTCTTGTCCGCCCACGCCCATCATCAAGGACTTCGACTGGCAGAGA TACCTCGGGAAATGGTATGAGCAGGAGAAGTACCCCGTGGCATACCAGGCAGTCGGGCGGTGCTGGACGGGGACATACATTAAGGACAAGTATTCAGGGGAGATCTCTGTGCGTCTGGACTTTAAGGACATCGT CCTGAACCGCCCGCGGATCCTCACGGTCGACATCGGCCGAAAGAAGCCCTACTCGGAGCCCAACCGCCTCTTCTACACGCTCCCCAGCGTGCCGCTCTTCGAGGACGAGTACGAGGTCCTGGCCACCGACTACGACAACTGGACGCTCGAGTACGACTGCCAGAACCAGCCGATCGGCCACACCA CTTCTAAAGGCAGATGCATGGCTGCCGCCCGGCCCTCGCCCGGCCCTCGCCCCGCGCCAACCGCCCTCCTCGTTGCAGAGATCGCCTGGATCCTGACGCGGGCGCCGCACCCGCCCTACGCCGTCGTCCGCGAGGCCAAGGCCGCGCTCGCCCGCCTCGGCGTCGACCCCGGCCGTCTCGAGCGCTCCGACACGTCGTGCTTCGCGTAG